From a single Mobula birostris isolate sMobBir1 chromosome 13, sMobBir1.hap1, whole genome shotgun sequence genomic region:
- the LOC140207572 gene encoding muscarinic acetylcholine receptor M2-like, whose protein sequence is MANSTQANASLSNLTDIERGSAYKTVGVIFIVTSALSLSLVTIIGNILVMLSIKVNRQLQTINNYFISSLACADLIIGVFSMNLYTTYIVIGYWPMGPVMCDLWLALDYVASNASVMNLLIISFDRYFCVTKPLSYPVKRTSKMAGMMIAAAWLLSFILWAPAILFWQFIVGGRTAKEGECHVQFFSNPVVTFGTAIAAFYLPVITMTILYVQISRASKSQIKKDKKEPESNKDTISPSLVRGKIMKPSNNNVSSAPDGLQNVKVQNGEAAGEVMTDHCGQGEEKEISNDSTSLSVVPSIQEEEGTIDESTQVSTAQRHFSIGSSKLSSIKVVTKSQKSEYCATTVEIVSDNSTKNSKDKKLTAAHKIIKMTKTPAKKKKGSVTREKKVTRTILAILLAFIITWTPYNVMVLINTFCSVCVPNKVWTIGYWLCYINSTINPACYALCNTTFKKTFKHLLLYQYKDIGASR, encoded by the coding sequence ATGGCTAATTCAACACAGGCAAATGCATCTCTCAGCAACCTAACAGACATTGAAAGAGGAAGCGCTTACAAAACAGTTGGAGTAATCTTCATTGTGACTTCAGCATTATCTTTGAGTCTGGTGACCATTATCGGAAACATTCTGGTTATGCTTTCTATTAAAGTAAACAGACAGTTACAAACAATTAACAACTATTTCATTTCCAGCTTAGCCTGTGCTGATTTGATTATTGGTGTGTTCTCTATGAACCTTTACACCACTTACATCGTCATTGGCTACTGGCCCATGGGCCCAGTGATGTGTGATTTATGGCTGGCTCTAGATTATGTTGCTAGTAATGCATCTGTCATGAACCTTCTTATCATCAGCTTTGACCGATACTTCTGTGTGACAAAGCCTCTCAGCTACCCTGTGAAGAGAACCAGCAAGATGGCAGGGATGATGATTGCAGCTGCTTGGCTGCTGTCATTTATCCTGTGGGCTCCTGCCATTCTCTTCTGGCAGTTCATTGTAGGAGGGCGGACAGCTAAAGAGGGTGAGTGCCATGTACAGTTCTTCTCAAATCCAGTTGTCACTTTTGGCACTGCAATAGCAGCTTTCTATCTACCGGTTATTACCATGACTATTTTGTATGTGCAAATATCCCGTGCTAGCAAGAGTCAGATCAAGAAGGATAAGAAAGAGCCCGAGTCAAACAAAGACACCATTTCTCCCAGTCTAGTGCGGGGCAAAATAATGAAACCGAGTAACAACAACGTTTCCAGTGCACCTGATGGGTTGCAGAATGTCAAAGTACAAAATGGCGAGGCAGCTGGGGAAGTAATGACGGATCATTGTGGCCAAGGAGAGGAAAAGGAGATCTCCAATGACTCGACTTCGCTCAGTGTGGTCCCTTCCATCCAGGAGGAGGAAGGAACGATTGATGAGAGCACACAGGTCTCCACTGCACAAAGGCATTTTAGCATCGGCAGCTCCAAGCTCTCCAGCATAAAGGTTGTCACTAAATCCCAAAAGAGTGAGTACTGCGCTACCACAGTTGAAATAGTGTCAGACAACAGCACCAAGAATAGTAAAGACAAAAAGCTCACCGCAGCCCACAAGATTATTAAAATGACAAAGACCCCTGCTAAGAAAAAGAAGGGATCTGTTACCCGGGAGAAGAAGGTGACCAGGACCATCCTGGCTATTCTGCTGGCATTTATCATCACCTGGACCCCATACAATGTCATGGTACTCATTAACACTTTCTGTTCAGTCTGCGTCCCTAACAAAGTATGGACTATTGGATACTGGCTCTGTTACATCAACAGTACTATCAACCCAGCCTGCTATGCACTATGCAACACTACCTTCAAGAAAACCTTCAAACATCTTCTCTTGTATCAATATAAAGACATTGGTGCATCAAGATAA